In a single window of the Polyodon spathula isolate WHYD16114869_AA chromosome 60, ASM1765450v1, whole genome shotgun sequence genome:
- the LOC121307893 gene encoding zinc finger protein 883-like, translating into MKTRHRKGGAAKRSTRGNKAGRATEEISTDLKKDVEIEKKKEAPDVQSAKVNGEATELDCSHIKREATELDCSHIKREATELDCSHITEEATELDCSHIKEEATELDCSHIKEEATELEPVPIKEEAAVGVKSKRARKPCLCSECGRSFGKLGDLRRHQLIHTGEKPFPCSDCGKSFRRKTHLSSHQLIHTGETPFPCSDCGKSFRHSGNLQKHQQIHTGEAPHVCEDCGKGFRQSGHLKLHRRTHSGETPYECADCGRRFGRLQYLLVHRRSHTGESPYYCSDCGSLFRSLGNLQSHQRIHTGEKNYHCLECGKSFRQLGVLKTHQRTHTGEMPHSCPDCERKFRSTGGLAVHRRAHTGERPYSCSECGKSFRESGVLKRHERIHTGEKPYSCTQCSKSFSQLTSYNTHQRLHTEEKEFHCPDCGRSFRHANTLAGHRRIHTGETPYECAECGKRFRNPDNLKIHQRVHTGEKPYSCGECERRFATATNLKTHQRTHSGEKAYVCSDCGKRFAEPHHLKSHARLHTGEKPYPCSQCGKKFRHSYGLQTHKRSHSEEAPYHCPDCPKRFKHPGGLKTHRRLHTGERPYSCRVCGRSFNQVTNLKTHERLHTGERPYGCADCGKSFNEQHHLKTHRRIHTGEKPYPCSQCEETFRHLNSLRRHESAHRE; encoded by the exons atgaaaacacgacACCGAAAAGGAGGGGCGGCGAAGCGCTCCACCCGCGGCAATAAAGCAG GCAGGGCGACTGAGGAAATCTCTACTGATCTGAAGAAAGATGTGGAAAtcgaaaaaaaaaaggaggctcCTGATGTGCAGTCTGCAAAGGTTAATGGGGAGGCCACTGAGCTGGACTGCAGCCACATTAAAAGGGAGGCCACTGAGCTGGACTGCAGCCACATTAAAAGGGAGGCCACTGAGCTGGACTGCAGCCACATTACAGAGGAGGCCACTGAGCTGGACTGCAGCCACATTAAAGAGGAGGCCACTGAGCTGGACTGCAGCCACATTAAAGAGGAGGCCACTGAGCTAGAGCCTGTCCCCATTAAAGAAGAGGCTGCTGTGGGCGTCAAATCTAAAAGAGCTCGGAAGCCGTGTCTGTGCTCCGAATGCGGGAGGAGTTTCGGTAAACTGGGAGATCTCCGCAGACACCAGCTGATCCACACGGGAGAGAAACCGTTTCCCTGCTCCGACTGTGGCAAGAGTTTCCGACGCAAGACCCACCTGAGCTCCCACCAACTCATCCACACTGGAGAGACTCCGTTTCCCTGCTCCGACTGTGGCAAGAGCTTCCGACACTCCGGAAACCTGCAGAAGCACCAGCAAATCCACACAGGAGAGGCTCCACACGTCTGTGAGGATTGCGGGAAGGGATTCCGACAGTCCGGGCATCTGAAACTGCACCGGAGGACCCACAGCGGGGAGACTCCGTACGAGTGCGCCGACTGTGGGAGGCGTTTCGGGCGGCTCCAGTACCTCCTTGTTCACCGGAGATCCCACACCGGCGAGAGCCCGTACTATTGCAGTGACTGTGGGAGCCTTTtcagaagcctggggaaccttcAGTCACACCAGAGGATTCACACTGGGGAGAAGAATTACCACTGCTTGGAGTGCGGTAAGTCATTTCGGCAGCTGGGTGTGCTCAAGACGCACCAGCGCACTCACACGGGAGAGATGCCTCACAGCTGCCCCGACTGCGAGAGAAAGTTCCGGAGCACCGGTGGCCTCGCGGTCCACAGACGTGCGCACACAGGAGAGAGACCATACAGCTGCTCAGAGTGCGGCAAGAGCTTCCGAGAATCTGGAGTGCTGAAGAGACATgagagaattcacacaggagagaagccctaCAGTTGCACGCAGTGCAGTAAGAGCTTCAGCCAGCTGACCTCATACAACACACACCAACGCCTCCACACGGAGGAGAAGGAGTTTCACTGCCCCGACTGCGGGAGGAGCTTCCGACACGCCAACACGCTGGCGGGACACCGGAGGATCCACACGGGAGAGACTCCGTACGAGTGTGCAGAGTGTGGGAAACGGTTCAGGAACCCGGACAACTTAAAAATCCACCAGCGGGTTCACACTGGGGAGAAGCCCTACAGCTGTGGGGAGTGTGAGAGGCGCTTTGCCACGGCCACCAACTTGAAGACTCACCAGCGCACCCACAGCGGAGAGAAAGCGTACGTCTGCTCCGACTGTGGAAAGAGGTTTGCTGAGCCGCACCACCTCAAATCTCATGCCCGactccacacaggagagaaaccgtatcccTGCTCCCAATGCGGGAAGAAGTTCCGACACTCCTACGGGCTTCAGACTCACAAGAGGAGCCACAGCGAGGAAGCCCCTTACCACTGCCCAGACTGCCCCAAGCGGTTCAAACACCCGGGGGGCTTGAAAACCCACCGCCGTCTCCACACGGGGGAGAGACCATACAGCTGCAGGGTTTGCGGGAGGAGCTTTAATCAGGTGACCAATCTGAAGACCCACGAACGCCTTCACACAGGCGAGAGGCCGTACGGCTGTGCCGACTGTGGCAAGAGCTTCAACGAACAGCACCATCTAAAAACACATCGGcgcattcacactggagagaagccctACCCCTGCTCCCAGTGTGAGGAGACATTCAGACACTTGAACAGCCTGCGAAGGCACGAGAGCGCTCACAGGGAATGA